A stretch of the Papaver somniferum cultivar HN1 chromosome 6, ASM357369v1, whole genome shotgun sequence genome encodes the following:
- the LOC113287709 gene encoding uncharacterized protein LOC113287709, with translation MATLLESITIPRSFGFSTTVSGPTMASSIRALSGSRNVSSFAGFNGLKIQPSKHTLASVGLKNATVIRRKGIVCEAQDTLEVAAVTEAAWQSQVLDCDLPVLVEFWAPWCGPCRMIHPVIGELSKEYSGKLKCYKVNTDECAAVATQYGIRSIPTVIIFKNGEKKDTIIGAVPKTTLTASIEKFL, from the exons ATGGCTACTCTACTGGAATCAATCACAATTCCTAGATCTTTTGGATTTTCAACAACCGTGTCTGGTCCAACGATGGCCTCATCGATTCGTGCTCTTTCAGGAAGCAGAAATGTGAGTTCTTTTGCGGGATTTAATGGGTTGAAGATTCAACCTTCTAAGCATACTTTAGCATCGGTTGGATTGAAAAATGCTACTGTTATTCGTCGAAAAGGAATTGTTTGTGAAGCTCAGGATACTCTTGAAG TAGCTGCAGTTACTGAAGCAGCATGGCAGTCTCAGGTCCTTGACTGTGATCTCCCTGTATTGGTTGAGTTCTGGGCACCTTGGTGTGGGCCATGCCGAATGATCCATCCTGTAATAGGCGAGCTTTCAAAAGAGTATTCAGGTAAACTTAAATGTTACAAAGTGAACACTGATGAGTGTGCTGCAGTTGCTACCCAATATGGAATTCGAAGCATACCAACTGTCATAATCTTTAAGAATGGAGAGAAGAAAGATACGATTATTGGTGCTGTACCCAAGACTACACTAACAGCCAGCATCGAGAAGTTCTTGTAG